CGAAGGAGGCCGTTGTCGTGGGCTTCTACGTGCGTGAAAAGTTCAAGAACGAGATAGAGCCCACCGCCGAAGAAATCGAGAACGTCTACCGCCAGCAGGGCGCCCGCTTCAAGGGCGTGCCGGCCGACCAGGCCGAGATGTACATCAAGCAGCAGCTTCAGCAGCAAAAGCTTCAGATAAAGATCCGCGACATGGTCGAGGCGCTCCGCGACGAAAAGGGCATCAAGAAAAACACCGAATTTTTAAAAAAGGAGATGCACAAGGCCGAGAAGAAGGCCGAGGCCGAAGCCCCGGCGGAGAAGTAGATTCCCTCGGCGACGGTGCGCCGTTTCGCGGCTTACCGCGGCATGGCGCGCCGCGCCACACTCCGTTTTATCGTTGACATTCCCGAATAAAGGCCGCATTCTACCGACCGGTCGGCGCCCCGTACGCGGGCGCCAATTCCAGGGATGAAGGTGCGATCATGCTGAAAAATAAAGCGGTACTCTTCACGATGTGCGCGCTTGCGCTCGCCGCCGTCCTCGCCTGCGCGGGCAAGAAGCCGGTACGGTACAGCAAGCAGAAGATAGCCCCGGGAGCAGGAGTGGTCATCGTCGTCGACTGCCCCACCAACATCCAGAACGTCGTACTGGCGAAATTCATGGCGAAGGACTTCCGCGTTAAGGCATTCAACGCCTCCGACGTCTATGCCATGCGCGACGTCTACGATATACGCGATTTCAAAAAGATCGCCTCCGAGTCGTCGCTCGAAGAGGGCGGCTCGCTTTTCACCGCCCAGAAGGCGCACGACAACCTCTACAAGCTCACCATATACAATTACGAGATGCAGAAGGCCGAGACGCTGGGGGAGATGAAGGACCGCTACAATGTGCGCTACCTCATTCTCCTGGAGCTCAACGACTGGGAGCGCGTGAGCTGGGGGCGCGCCATCGACCTGGCGAGCTACGAGCTTGTATGGGTGGAGAACTATCCGACCCGCTACCGCGACAACCTCGAATCGATCATAGACCACTTCATAGACAGCCTCTCCGGAATGTAGGACCGTGAAGCTCCGGCCGCTTCTCATACCGGCGTTCGTGATCGCCGTTTTAGCCGGCGGCGCGGGAAAGGCGACGGCCGACGTAGCCTTCGGCTACCTGCACAACCGTTCGGGGAACGCCAACTACGACTATCTCGAGACCATCTTCCCGAACTCCTTCGCCTCGTCTCTGGCCTCGCAGTACGCCCTTAAAGTGCACAAGCCGGCGGCCGTCGACGAGCGACTCAAAAAGCACGGAGCGGAACTGAAGAAAACCTACACGGCCGGCGAGCTCGCCGGGGTTGCGGGCATCGCGGGCGCCGACTATTTCATAACGGGCTCGTTCCTTCCGCTTCCGGGGAACCGCATCGAGATCCGGCTGAGCATCTGCGAAAGGAAAACGCTCGAGGTGTTCAGCTTCACGAGCACGGGAAGGATGGAAACCGAGATATTCCGCCTGGTCGACCGCGTCGCGCTCGTTGTCGCGACCTACCTGCGCGGGGACGGCCTTTATAAAACGCGCGCCATCCCCGCCGGCACGCGTATCGCGCTGATCACCAACGTCTCCGGCGAGGAGCTCAACCGCTTCTATCTCCCCTTCCTCGAAAAAGGGTATCCGGTGCTCTGCGCGCAGAACAACGATACCGGCACCGTTTGGGACTCTCCGCGGTTCGCGGCCTTCAGATACGTCACCACGAAGACCGGATCGTTCGAGCCCTGCGGCGATGCCCGGAAGGTCCGCTTTTACCACGGCCCGTGGAACAACGCGCGTTTTGACAGCCAGGTCAAAGAAACCCGCGAGTTATTCAGTAAATACGACGGCGCCTACGCGGAAACCAAGGAGAAGGCGCTTGAACGGATGGCCAAGGTATTCAGGGGCTCGGTCGACGTGCTGATGATCGTGGGGTTCAGCGAGGACCGCAGATCGTCGTGGGTGCGCGCATTCGACATGAAGGACAGAAGCCTCTTGTGGATGCAGTCGAACCTGCGGCCCGACTCGCGCTTCGACGACCCGGTCGCGGCGATCGCCGGCAGGCTCGCCGACGAGATGGCCACGGCGCCCGGCGATGCGCCGGCGAAGTGGGCGGTCGGAGCTCAGTAGTCGGAATCTATCGAGCGGTTGCGGCCGAACAGGGTAAAGCGCACGCCGAATAGAACCTGGTAGCCCCCGACGTTTTCGCCCTCGAAGTCATCCGCGTACATCGATTTGTGATAGCCGACCTGAAGGTACGGGGCGATGTGCTGCGTCGCCATCCAGAGAAAGCCCGTCCACGCTCCGAACGCCACGCCCGTCTCGGAGAGCTCTATCATCAGGTTTTTCCGCTCCACCCCGGTTTTGGTCATGCCGACGCCCAATGAGGCAATCCAGTGGAAAGGGACCTCGGAAAAGGCGTACGCATACTCGAAGACGCCCATCACCATGTCGTGCCTGTACCCGGCCTCGTCGGCCGTATTGGCGTCCTCAGTCTTCGAATGGGCGAGCCCCCGTATGAAGATATTGATGTTCTCTCCCGCCTGGAAGCCGACGCCCGCGCCGAAACCGAGCATGGTTTCGGCCTCGCCCGCGTTGGTATAGGCGGCCATACCGTCCAGGTAAACGGCCGCGCTCGCAACCGAGGCGGACAGAAACACGCCGCATAACCCCACAAGGATTCGTTTCACGACAGTTCTCCTTTCAGTACGGGATTCGCGCCCGCTGTGCGCGCACCGCATGCCGACGGCCCATGGTACTTCATAAACGGCGGCGCCGTCAAGTAACATTTCCCGCCGGAAAAAACGCGAGAGGCTCCGTGCCGGGCGACGAGCATGATCGTCGCCCGGTCGTTTGGCGCAAAAACGCGCCGGACACGCCGAAAAATCTTTGAATTATTGAAACCGAACCTGTAGAATTGTACCATACCGGTTGTAAACCCTTCCGTCCGGCCGCCGGGCCAGACGGGGCCCCTCAGTACGACACGGGGCCTGTTCCGTAATAAATACAGCATCAGCATCAAGGAAGGCTTCGAGATGAGCGACAAGGAAAACGCCGAAAGCAACGGTACAAACACCCATCTGATTATACCATCGGAGGTACTGCCCGACGTGCTTCCGATCATACCGGTTTCGCACCGGCCGCTCTTTCCGGGCATGATGATCCCGATGGTCCTGAGCGGGGACCGCATGCTCGCCAGCGCCCGCGAGATCATCGAAAGCGAGAGCAAGGTGGGCGGCGCCGTGCTGATACGCAACCAGCACGACGGCCCAATGTCGTCTGACGACCTGTACGCCGTGGGCACGTCGATCAAGATCATCAAGGTCACCCCGATGGACGAAAAGACCCTTCAGGTGATGATCACCGCCATAAAGCGCTTTACGCTGGCGCAGGCGCTCACCGACGAGCCGGTGACGCGCTGGAGGGTGCACCACAATTACGAGGAGGACGCACCGCCGTCCGAGGACATGAAGGCCTACTCCATGGCGATCATCTCATCGGTGAAGGAGCTCATCAAGTCCAATTCGCTTTTCCAGGAGGAGCTTAGGCTCTTCCTCAACCGCTTCACAATCGAGGACCCCGGCAAGCTCGCCGATTTCGTGGCCTCAATGACCTCATCCGAATCGAGCGAGGTGCAGGAGATTCTGGAAACCTTCGACGTCAGGAAGCGCGTGGAGAAGGTGCTGGTGCTTTTAAAGAAGGAGCTCGAACTCAACAAGATCCAGCGGAAGATCCAGCAGCAGATCGAGGAAAAGCTCCAGCGCAACCAGAAGGAGTTTTTTCTGCGCGAACAGCTCAAGGAGATAAAGAAGGAGCTGGGGCTGGAGAAGGACGAGAAGACCTCGGAGCTCGAGAAGTTCGAGGAGCGCGCCAGGAACCTCGCGCTCACGGAGGAGGCGCGCAAACGCTTCGACGAGGAGCTCGAGAAGCTGCGGGTGCTCGAGCCCCATTCCGCGGAGTACGGCGTGAGCCGCAACTACATGGAGTGGCTTACGTCCCTGCCGTGGGGCGTGTATTCCGTGGACAACTACGACATCGCCAAGGCGCGGAAGGTCCTGGACAGGGACCATTACGGCCTGGAGGACATAAAGGACCGCATCCTCGAATTCATAAGCAAGGGCAGGATGAAGGGAAACATCACCGGATCCATCATCTGCTTCGTGGGGCCTCCTGGCGTGGGGAAGACCTCCATAGGCAAGTCGGTCGCCGAGGCGCTGGGGCGCAAGTTCTACCGGTTCTCGCTGGGCGGCATGCGCGATGAGGCCGAGATAAAGGGGCACCGGCGCACCTATATCGGCGCGATGCCCGGTAAAATCATCCAGAGCCTGAAGCTGGTGGGCACGGCCAACCCCGTCATCATGCTCGACGAGATCGACAAGATCGGCGCGAGCTTCCAGGGCGATCCCGCGTCGGCGCTGCTGGAGGTGCTGGACCCGGAACAGAACTCGCAGTTTCTGGACCATTATCTGGACGTGCGCTTCGACCTTTCGAACATCCTGTTCATCGCGACCTCGAACCAGCTCGATACCATCCCGCCGGCGCTCCTGGACCGCATGGAGCTCATGAAGCTCTCCGGCTATATCCTCGAGGAAAAGCTCGAGATCGCCAAACGCTATCTGGTCCCCAAGCAGCTCAAGGAGCACGGGCTGAAAAGCAGCATGGTATCCATCGACTCGAAGGCGCTTCGAAAGGTCATCGACGGCTACGCGCGCGAGGCGGGCGTGAGGAGCCTGGAGAACAGTATCAAGAAGATCATGCGTAAATGCACCCGCCGCTACGCCGAGGGGGCCGAGGGGAAGATCCACATCACGCCCGAAAACATCGAGGAATTTCTGGGAAAGCCCCTCTTCACCGACGACTCGCTCTATGACGGGGACATCCCCGGGGTGGTGATGGGGCTGGCGTGGACGGCCATGGGTGGCGCAACCCTGTACGTGGAAGCCACCGCCGTCCCGTCGAAGGCCAAGGGCTACAAACAGACGGGGCAGCTCGGAAACGTAATGAAGGAGTCCACGGAGATCGCCTACACCTACATCCACTCGCGCGCGAAGGCCTACGGCATCCCCGAGGACTATTTCGAAAACCACGGCATACACCTGCACGTGCCCGCGGGGGCCACGCCCAAGGACGGGCCGTCGGCCGGCATCACCATGGCGACGGCGCTGTATTCGCTCGCGCGGAACAAGCCGGTTAAAAAGCGCGTCGCCATGACGGGCGAGCTCACCATCACCGGCAAGGTGCTGCCGATCGGCGGAGTAAAGGAAAAGACCCTTGCCGCCAAGCGGGCCCGGGTGAAGACCATCATTTTCCCGCTCGAGAACAAAAAGGACTTCGACGAGCTCCCCGGGCACGTAAAGGCCGGGCTGGACGCGCGATTCGTCAATTATTTCGACGACGTGGTGGCGATAATGTTTTAGCCCGCATGCCGGGATTTTATTCAATTTCATGACAGAAAAGCTTGACAGCACTACAGTATTTTAGTATATTCTTAATGTGATGCGTTGCGCATCCGACCGCGAAAGAATGTGCCGGTGCATTCAAACGGCCGCGGACGTACGGAAGCCTTAGGCATCATACCGGGGAAACAGCGGTATTACTCGAAAATTGAGAGGATCATGATGAACGTCACCATTACCAAAAGCGCCCAGGAAAAGCTTTCAGCCATTATGGCCGAGGCGGAATACAAGAAACCGGCACTTCGAATAGTTTTCTCCGGCATGGGTTGAGGAGGTCCCCGTCTGGGACTGGCTCTGGATGAGTCGGAGGAAACCAAGGACTTTCTCTTCAACAACAACGGCATAGACATTCTCGTGGACAGGGACATGAAGCGGTATATCGACACAGGGGCGCCGGTTACCGTGAACTATCAGG
Above is a genomic segment from Spirochaetota bacterium containing:
- the lon gene encoding endopeptidase La — protein: MSDKENAESNGTNTHLIIPSEVLPDVLPIIPVSHRPLFPGMMIPMVLSGDRMLASAREIIESESKVGGAVLIRNQHDGPMSSDDLYAVGTSIKIIKVTPMDEKTLQVMITAIKRFTLAQALTDEPVTRWRVHHNYEEDAPPSEDMKAYSMAIISSVKELIKSNSLFQEELRLFLNRFTIEDPGKLADFVASMTSSESSEVQEILETFDVRKRVEKVLVLLKKELELNKIQRKIQQQIEEKLQRNQKEFFLREQLKEIKKELGLEKDEKTSELEKFEERARNLALTEEARKRFDEELEKLRVLEPHSAEYGVSRNYMEWLTSLPWGVYSVDNYDIAKARKVLDRDHYGLEDIKDRILEFISKGRMKGNITGSIICFVGPPGVGKTSIGKSVAEALGRKFYRFSLGGMRDEAEIKGHRRTYIGAMPGKIIQSLKLVGTANPVIMLDEIDKIGASFQGDPASALLEVLDPEQNSQFLDHYLDVRFDLSNILFIATSNQLDTIPPALLDRMELMKLSGYILEEKLEIAKRYLVPKQLKEHGLKSSMVSIDSKALRKVIDGYAREAGVRSLENSIKKIMRKCTRRYAEGAEGKIHITPENIEEFLGKPLFTDDSLYDGDIPGVVMGLAWTAMGGATLYVEATAVPSKAKGYKQTGQLGNVMKESTEIAYTYIHSRAKAYGIPEDYFENHGIHLHVPAGATPKDGPSAGITMATALYSLARNKPVKKRVAMTGELTITGKVLPIGGVKEKTLAAKRARVKTIIFPLENKKDFDELPGHVKAGLDARFVNYFDDVVAIMF